Proteins co-encoded in one Fusarium musae strain F31 chromosome 3, whole genome shotgun sequence genomic window:
- the PPH1 gene encoding Serine/threonine-protein phosphatase PP2A catalytic subunit → MDTNMEDVGRAPAEASPVLNFEPTTIPTLDGWIESLMSCKQLAEADVQRLCDKAREVLQEESNVQPVKCPVTVCGDIHGQFHDLMELFKIGGPNPDTNYLFMGDYVDRGYYSVETVTLLVALKIRYPQRITILRGNHESRQITQVYGFYDECLRKYGNANVWKYFTDLFDYLPLTALIDNQIFCLHGGLSPSIDTLDNIRALDRIQEVPHEGPMCDLLWSDPDDRCGWGISPRGAGYTFGQDISEAFNHNNGLTLIARAHQLVMEGYNWSQDRNVVTIFSAPNYCYRCGNQAAIMEIDEHLKYTFLQFDPCPRAGEPMVSRRTPDYFL, encoded by the exons ATGGATACCAATATGGAGGATGTTGGGCGAGCGCCCGCTGAAGCTTCGCCCGTGCTCAACTTCGAGCCTACTACGATCCCCACCCTCGACGGTTGGATCGAGAGCTTGATGTCTTGCAAACAGCTGGCCGAAGCTGACGTTCAGAGACTATGCGATAAG GCACGAGAAGTTCTACAGGAGGAGTCGAACGTGCAGCCAGTG AAATGTCCCGTTACCGTCTGTGGTGATATCCACGGTCAATTCCACGACTTGATGGAGCTCTTCAAAATTGGCGGCCCTAACCCCGATACCAACTACCTATTCATGG GTGACTACGTTGACCGAGGCTACTACTCTGTTGAGACCGTCACCCTCCTTGTCGCCCTCAAGATCCGATACCCTCAACGAATCACAATCCTCAGAGGAAATCACGAGTCCCGTCAGATCACTCAGGTCTACGGCTTCTACGACGAATGCCTCCGTAAATATGGAAACGCTAATGTCTGGAAGTATTTTACCGACCTCTTTGACTACCTCCCCCTCACTGCCCTGATCGACAACCAAATCTTCTGTCTTCATGGCGGCCTCTCCCCAAGCATTGATACTTTGGATAACATCCGAGCTCTTGATCGTATTCAGGAGGTTCCTCACGAGGGTCCCATGTGTGATCTTCTCTGGTCAGACCCTGACGACCGATGCGGCTGGGGAATCTCTCCTCGAGGTGCGGGGTACACATTCGGACAGGACATTTCAGAAGCTTTCAACCACAACAatggcttgaccttgattGCTCGCGCCCATCAGCTTGTTATGGAGGGTTACAACTGGTCCCAAGACCGAAATGTTGTCACCATTTTCTCAG CACCCAACTACTGCTACCGATGCGGTAACCAAGCTGCTATCATGGAGATTGATGAGCACCTGAAGTACACCTT CTTGCAATTTGATCCATGCCCCAGAGCTGGCGAGCCCATGGTCTCAAGGC GGACTCCCGACTACTTCCTCTAA
- a CDS encoding hypothetical protein (EggNog:ENOG41), producing the protein MTLKETTKLFTPVKVGKVELQHRVVLAPLTRRRADETTAVPAPYAAEYYAQRASSGGLLISEGTFIAHEAGGMSRVPGLYSQEQISAWKTITDAVHAKGGFIFCQLWALGRVANPKIVPHVWSAGSVPFDAKGTGSAEPPAKFTVMTESDIDRFVGHYRQAALNAIEAGFDGVEIHGANGYLQTNSNNRTDSYGGTLENRFRFPLKVLNAVCEAIGPDRVGIRMSPFSRFQGMRETEPMAVFAPWAGAIIKAQPSLAFIHAVEPRISGGSDSPDKILEENEDLAPIRKIVGSSQIKFIVAGGYTPDTAVMHAAQTDDLVAFGRFFIPNPDLPARIQNGWPLTKYDRSLFYTPDEHGYTDYPEYKPDASRL; encoded by the exons ATGACGCTCAAGGAAACGACAAAGCTTTTCACTCCCGTCAAAGTGGGAAAAGTCGAGCTTCAGCACCGAGTGGTGCTTGCTCCTTTGACACGACGACGTGCAGATGAGACCACAGCAGTCCCGGCGCCCTATGCTGCCGAATACTATGCTCAAAGGGCATCTTCTGGCGGTCTGCTCATTTCTGAAGGCACCTTCATCGCTCATGAGGCCGGTGGGATGTCGCGTGTACCAGGTCTCTACTCTCAAGAGCAGATATCAGCATGGAAGACGATAACGGATGCTGTACATGCTAAAGGAGGGTTCATATTCTGTCAGCTCTGGGCCTTGGG CCGAGTTGCGAACCCGAAGATTGTCCCTCATGTCTGGAGTGCCGGTTCTGTGCCCTTCGATGCGAAGGGTACTGGGTCGGCTGAGCCGCCCGCTAAGTTTACAGTGATGACCGAATCAGATATTGATAGATTTGTGGGACATTACCGACAAGCTGCTCTCAATGCTATCGAAGCAGGCTTTGACGGAGTTGAAATTCACGGAGCAAATGGATAT ctGCAAACCAACAGTAATAACCGCACGGATTCGTATGGAGGTACTCTCGAAAACCGTTTCCGTTTTCCATTGAAAGTCCTTAACGCTGTTTGCGAGGCCATCGGCCCTGATCGCGTTGGAATCCGCATGAGCCCCTTTTCGAGATTCCAAGGTATGCGTGAGACCGAACCTATGGCTGTCTTTGCCCCCTGGGCCGGAGCCATCATCAAGGCCCAGCCATCTCTGGCATTCATTCATGCAGTTGAACCTAGGATTTCAGGAGGAAGTGATTCCCCTGACAAAATCTTAGAAGAGAACGAAGATCTCGCTCCCATTCGAAAAATCGTTGGCAGTTCACAGATTAAGTTCATTGTTGCAGGAGGTTATACACCTGACACTGCAGTTATGCATGCAGCTCAGACCGATGACCTTGTAGCTTTTGGACGCTTCTTCATTC CAAACCCCGATCTACCAGCCCGAATTCAGAATGGCTGGCCGCTGACGAAGTATGATCGTTCGCTATTCTACACGCCGGATGAGCACGGCTACACTGA CTACCCTGAATACAAGCCGGATGCATCCAGACTTTGA
- the EXO84 gene encoding exocyst complex component exo84, which yields MEDRNKISLRSGKRKKRPTISAPRQISGPIAQDDTNRPPPPGDPGQARPRPRPPPMAGGKTSDLVKRRYSTRFNQPPSGPNGAAPPMPQMPSLGNYEPPTAAAIRKPPSRAGPGVAPVVDIKGLRDPKLKPDRYVQAALSDATEDQIREFEDSLRKVKTRVGMDLQQSVMQNRTQFIKISKEAEKLKSEMRNLKNFMSELKVNTTAMRAAAAKNDDSMPGDLVSAPGISSRRDRRTSIADRSAMWNSQMQALFKGVEGSQKFLPNAAGRHVVQDAGPWIELDNATYKSRRAMQIFLLNDHLLIASRKKRKADAPGSDARGPMMKLVADRCWPLLDVEVVDMSSTGESSTSGRNKLADAIMVRGVGQESFIYRTEKPQDPEKKQLLLNVRKAIEQLRKGLRSEMEANNKARETINYFASRDPGLLQKTELLATLSDIKDMLIEVDGKQQNLRWVESEMDDLDIDIAMQRFEDAVARVEKLKAIARGLKNHAIAQDFINFKVGERCAKLADMIVRELELTHDNNTKTRRNVSWLTRLGFEDSARESYLAARSGTIHKRTRQCIFQGDLHLYIWELSFVYFMVIHNTVQCFQSCFPPPMMSVCVKWAKEEVDAFNVILARQLSSTEPGGQVWTQCMERAKEHSKLLSEVGLDFENLVGKNLLNYERVEKEASVGLGLS from the exons ATGGAGGACCGCAATAAGATATCCCTCCGCAGCggcaagagaaagaagaggccAACTATCAGTGCTCCTCGCCAGATCTCAGGTCCGATTGCTCAAGATGATACAAACAGACCGCCTCCTCCAGGCGACCCGGGCCAAGCTCGTCCTCGCCCGCGTCCTCCCCCGATGGCTGGTGGAAAG ACCTCGGATCTTGTGAAACGACGATACTCGACTCGATTTAATCAACCGCCCTCAGGTCCCAATGGCGCCGCACCTCCAATGCCGCAGATGCCCTCGCTTGGCAATTACGAGCCTCCGACTGCTGCCGCCATCAGAAAGCCTCCCTCGCGTGCGGGACCTGGAGTTGCTCCAGTTGTCGATATCAAGGGTCTGCGAGATCCGAAGCTGAAGCCAGACCGTTACGTTCAGGCTGCCTTAAGCGATGCAACCGAAGACCAAATCCGCGAATTCGAAGATTCGTTGCGAAAAGTCAAGACGCGAGTGGGAATGGATCTACAACAGAGCGTTATGCAAAACAGAACACAGTTTATCAAAATCAGCAAGGAAGCGGAAAAGCTAAAGAGCGAGATGAGGAATCTCAAGAACTTCATGTCAGagctcaaagtcaacacTACAGCTATGAGAGCTGCCGCTGCCAAGAATGATGATTCAATGCCGGGGGATCTCGTAAGCGCTCCTGGtatcagcagcagaagagaCAGGCGCACCTCTATTGCCGATAGAAGCGCCATGTGGAACTCACAAATGCAGGCCCTATTCAAGGGTGTTGAAGGATCGCAAAAGTTTCTCCCTAATGCGGCGGGACGTCATGTTGTCCAAGACGCAGGGCCTTGGATTGAGCTTGATAATGCTACATACAAGTCGCGCCGAGCGATGCAGATCTTTCTGCTTAATGATCACCTCCTCATCGCATCGCGTAAGAAGCGAAAAGCAGATGCGCCAGGTTCAGACGCACGAGggccgatgatgaagctggtgGCCGACCGTTGTTGGCCGCTATTAGATGTCGAAGTGGTGGACATGTCCAGTACTGGAGAATCTTCGACTAGTGGACGCAATAAGCTTGCAGATGCTATTATGGTCCGGGGTGTTGGCCAGGAATCTTTCATCTATCGGACGGAGAAACCCCAGGAccccgagaagaagcagctaCTCCTCAATGTGCGCAAGGCTATAGAACAGCTTCGCAAGGGCCTTCGATCGGAGATGGAGGCTAACAACAAGGCGCGTGAAACGATCAACTACTTCGCCTCTCGCGATCCCGGTCTTCTTCAAAAGACTGAGCTTCTAGCCACGCTGTCGGACATCAAGGATATGCTCATTGAAGTCGACGGCAAACAGCAGAACTTGCGCTGGGTTGAGAGCGAGATGGATGACCTCGACATAGACATTGCGATGCAACGATTCGAAGACGCTGTAGCTCGtgtcgagaagctcaaggcgatCGCTCGTGGGCTAAAGAACCATGCCATTGCTCAGGACTTTATCAACTTCAAGGTTGGCGAACGATGTGCTAAATTGGCGGACATGATTGTTCGTGAGTTGGAACTGACGCACGATAACAACACAAAGACAAGGCGGAATGTCAGCTGGTTGACGAGACTTGGATTTGAAGATAGCGCCCGAGAATCGTATCTGGCGGCGAGAAGTGGCACTATCCATAAACGAACCAG GCAATGCATTTTCCAGGGAGACTTGCATTTGTATATCTGGGAACTCTCGTTTGTGTACTTTATGGTTATCCATAACACGGTGCAGTGTTTCCAATCTTGCTTTCCACCGCCCATGATGAGTGTATGTGTTAAATGGGCAAAGGAGGAAGTAGATGCGTTCAACGTCATCCTGGCACGCCAACTTAGTAGTACGGAGCCTGGGGGACAGGTTTGGACTCAGTGCATGGAGAGGGCGAAGGAACATTCTAAGCTGTTATCGGAAGTGggccttgactttgagaacttGGTCGGAAAGAACTTGTTGAACTATGAGCGTGTGGAAAAGGAGGCTTCTGTCGGACTGGGGTTGTCATGA
- a CDS encoding hypothetical protein (EggNog:ENOG41) → MSAETPPQGPPYLPKTAGLGGRPTPSVDDPICAVILAFFVGGAILNMTIFQLNKKRSHKFVLSGLLFGFCMARITANVLRIAWASNQHDTSLAIAAQVFASAGVVLLFVVNLIFAQRILRAYHPHIGWSKPASLAFKFLYFSILASLVMLIAAVVYNFYTLNPHTKQQLRDVQLTGSTFLAILAFLPLPIIGACFIIPRRAPMDKFGQGRMRTKIQLLIFTTTLLSLGAAFRTGISFKLRPANDPAWYHSKACYYCFNYVIEIIVVFSYALSRFDRRFHIPDGSHAPGDYSGRNTKTQERMYRVNTEEEVFGEDERPRTAEQRQQQQQNWEAGLKEELKEETV, encoded by the coding sequence ATGTCAGCCGAAACGCCTCCCCAGGGGCCTCCCTATCTCCCCAAAACAGCTGGTCTCGGCGGCAGACCTACGCCCAGCGTCGACGATCCCATCTGTGCTGTTATTCTGGCCTTCTTCGTTGGCGGTGCCATTCTCAATATGACTATCTTTCAGCTGAACAAAAAGCGATCCCACAAATTCGTCCTCAGCGGTTTGCTTTTTGGATTTTGCATGGCCCGTATCACCGCGAACGTGCTGAGAATCGCGTGGGCTTCGAACCAGCATGACACCAGTCTTGCCATCGCTGCCCAGGTGTTTGCAAGCGCAGGCGTTGTGCTCTTGTTCGTGGTGAATTTGATCTTTGCCCAGCGCATCTTGAGGGCATATCATCCACATATTGGATGGAGCAAACCTGCTTCGCTGGCGTTCAAGTTCTTGTACTTTAGCATCCTTGCAAGTCTTGTGATGCTAATTGCAGCTGTGGTGTATAACTTCTACACCCTGAACCCTCATACGAAACAGCAACTTCGCGATGTTCAACTCACTGGCAGCACGTTTCTCGCCATTCTCGCTTTTCTTCCATTGCCCATTATCGGAGCGTGCTTCATCATCCCCCGACGAGCACCAATGGACAAATTCGGACAAGGCCGTATGCGGACAAAAATCCAGCTTCTTATCTTCACAACTACACTACTTTCTCTCGGTGCTGCTTTCAGGACTGGCATATCCTTCAAGCTGCGGCCCGCGAACGATCCAGCTTGGTATCATAGCAAAGCATGTTACTACTGCTTCAACTACGTCATCGAGATTATCGTCGTCTTCTCCTACGCTCTCTCGCGTTTCGATCGACGCTTCCACATTCCCGACGGTAGCCATGCCCCTGGCGATTACTCTGGTCGCAATACAAAGACCCAAGAGCGTATGTACCGTGTTAACACTGAAGAGGAAGTCTTTGGCGAAGACGAGCGACCACGAACAGCTGAGCAgcgtcaacagcagcagcaaaacTGGGAGGCAGGTCTAaaggaggagctcaaggaggagaccGTTTAA
- a CDS encoding hypothetical protein (EggNog:ENOG41), whose translation MVQPTTLVTASVATAAAAIVGYAIYFDYQRRNQAEFRRNLRRNERKQARVAKEEAEASTQQQRQSIRIRVEEAKEEGFPTGVEEREAFFNEQVMAGEMLSQDPSKALESALAFYKGLKVYPAPGDLIRIYDSTVPKPILDILAEMIAYDSSLDIRAPAAPAGINLSDIPNVGLD comes from the exons ATGGTGCAGCCCACCACTCTCGTAACGGCATCCGTTGctaccgccgccgccgccattGTCG GTTACGCCATCTACTTTGACTACCAACGTCGAAACCAGGCCGAGTTCCGCCGAAACTTGAGGAGGAACGAGCGCAAGCAGGCCCGCGTCGCAaaggaggaggcagaggCTTCTACCCAGCAACAACGTCAGAGCATTCGCATCAGAGtggaggaggccaaggaggaggGGTTCCCTACTGGTGTTGAGGAGCGGGAAGCTTTCTTCAACGAGCAGGTCATGGCCGGAGAGATGCTCAGCCAAGATC CttccaaggctcttgagtctGCTTTGGCCTTCTACAAGGGTCTCAAGGTCTACCCTGCCCCCGGTGACCTGATCCGAATTTACGACAGCACTGTTCCTAAG CCCATATTAGACATCTTGGCTGAGATGATCGCATACGACTCATCTCTCGACATCCGAGCGCCCGCCGCTCCCGCAGGCATCAATCTCTCTGACATTCCTAACGTTGGTCTCGATTAA